A window of the Lactuca sativa cultivar Salinas chromosome 5, Lsat_Salinas_v11, whole genome shotgun sequence genome harbors these coding sequences:
- the LOC111881842 gene encoding uncharacterized protein LOC111881842 produces MSLVTDEIRASASEVYHGDAICQEKSKFLLTEMSLPNGLLPLEDIEECGYVKDTGFVWLKQKKEKKHKFEKIGKLVSYGTEVTATIEKGKIKKLTGVKTKELMLWITLSDITVNESNPDKISFQATSGLYRTFPVSAFQVEDVKKDVGVAKDAKVVEGDVTKETQVKEV; encoded by the coding sequence ATGTCTCTAGTGACAGACGAAATTAGAGCATCTGCTTCAGAAGTCTACCATGGGGATGCAATCTGTCAAGAAAAATCTAAGTTTCTGCTCACAGAAATGTCACTTCCCAATGGTCTCTTGCCTTTAGAAGACATCGAGGAATGTGGTTATGTGAAAGACACCGGCTTTGTGTGGCTTAAGCAAAAGAAAGAGAAGAAACACAAGTTTGAAAAAATCGGAAAGCTTGTATCATATGGAACAGAAGTAACGGCGACCATAGAGAAGGGGAAGATCAAGAAACTTACGGGTGTTAAGACTAAGGAGCTTATGCTGTGGATCACACTTAGTGATATAACTGTTAATGAATCCAACCCTGATAAGATCAGTTTCCAGGCCACTTCTGGCTTATATAGAACTTTTCCAGTGTCGGCTTTTCAAGTTGAGGATGTGAAGAAAGATGTGGGTGTGGCAAAGGATGCTAAAGTAGTTGAAGGGGATGTGACTAAGGAAACCCAAGTCAAGgaggtttga